The DNA segment CTTGTTGGTGATTGTGAATTCGGCGATGTTTGCATATGCGTTGACTCAGCTGAAGTTTCGCTCGAAGACGGTGCTCTATTTTATCGTGATGGGTTGTTACATGCTGCCGGGCGCAGTGACTTACATTCCGTCTTACATCACCTTGGCAAAACTGGGCTTGTTGGATTCACACATGGGACTAGTGGCGTCGAACGCGGCGTCGGTTTTCGGTGTGTTCTATCTACGCCAAGTGTTTATCAAGGTGCATCCGTCGCTGATTGAAGCGGCACGAATTGATGGTGCAGGTGAGCTCAAAATCTTATGGGCAATCATCTTACCGCAATGCCGAGCAGCAGTCGCAACACTGTTCCTCATCACTTTTATTACCAATTACAACAGCTACATGTGGCCTAGCTTGGTTATCACCACTCAGGATCTTAACCTGATTGCGACCGGGATTCGTCACTACTTTATTGCCGAAGGTAACTATGGATTGAACTGGTCGCAAATCATGGCGGCGAGCACCATTGCAGTATTGCCTTTGTTAATTCTATTCGTCATTTGTCAAAAGACGATTCTTTCAGGTATCGCCGATAACGGCGTAAAAGAGTAAACGGAAATGAAACTAAAAACTCTCGCACTAGTGTGTGCTGGCGCAGCAAGCGCGTCTATGTTCTCTAGCAGTGTTCTTGCCGCAACCGAAGTTAACTTTTGGTATTCCGGTGGTACTAAGCCACAGCAAATGATGACTAAGCTCATCGAAGAGTTCAACGCGAGCCAAGATGAGTATGTGGTGAAGCCAGCATTGCAAGGCAACTACACGGAAACCTACCAGAAGCTGCAAGCAGGTCTAGCGTCTAGAACGGCACCTGAACTTGTGCTGCTAGATTCAGGTCGTGCGGAAGCGATGCACGGACGTGGTTTGAGCCGCGACCTAACGCCGTTCATGAATGAAGAG comes from the Vibrio splendidus genome and includes:
- a CDS encoding carbohydrate ABC transporter permease; translation: MTMQVLDANQVLNQRAAVSKVKAQTKATKSEIASKKSSVDRRSFIALTKHLFLATCGTIMVFPFLWMLSGSLKSNDEIFANPLDLIPEQFRWETFVETFHSAPFGLYIFNSFSVALFTTLLVIVNSAMFAYALTQLKFRSKTVLYFIVMGCYMLPGAVTYIPSYITLAKLGLLDSHMGLVASNAASVFGVFYLRQVFIKVHPSLIEAARIDGAGELKILWAIILPQCRAAVATLFLITFITNYNSYMWPSLVITTQDLNLIATGIRHYFIAEGNYGLNWSQIMAASTIAVLPLLILFVICQKTILSGIADNGVKE